ACAAAGACATACTATTATTATACACATCGACAACAAACAAACATGAAGAACAACCATACTCATGAAAGATTTTTAGATTGTACCTGTTGGGACGACTGGTTTTCCTCGACCCATGGTGAAACCCCTTGTACCATCTGGCATGCGAGGACCAGGAGGTTGTTTGTTGGCTCCAACAGGTTGCTCACGCTCGGAATGGATAAGATGATGGCTTGACGGTGGAGTACCAACTGCATGGCCTCCAACACGGTTATTGCTAAGATGTTGGcctcgtcctcgtcctcttcctcctcggctACGACCTCTCCCTCGCCTTACTGTTCCATCCTTGTCATTGAAACTGTCCACACTCTGTTCAAGGTAACATATCTGAACTGCCTTAGGACAACTGACATTGGACTATATTGACTTTAAAAAAATTGGCCTTATGTTTACTACAGGATGAGATATACCACTGACAAAAAAGAGAGGATACATCAGGTAGACCAAGAAATAACTAATAGACAATGAATTGACTGAATCCTTTTTGCTGAAGAAAACTTCGCCAGGGAGTGACATGTGGAACAAGCATTCTTACCTCGTGCTCGTGCAACACTTCAGACGTGTGATATGCATCCTCAACCTGCTTCTCATTTAATGTGGAGACATCCTCCTCTCCAGTAAATTCAACTTCATGTACTTTTCTTCCTCGACCTTGCCCATGTTTTGTCTGGATTGAAGATCAGGAAAATGAGACGACCAGTAATAACATGATAAAGACTTTTGTATGCAAAAGAGGAGTATTAGCTTATGGGAAAAATTAACAGAAAATTCAAATAGCACAAGATTGTCCATCCAGGTGAGCCTTCTAGGTTTGGTCAAGCTGAGTCTAAATTTTAATTGTTGACCTCCAGTGACTGAAGATACAAGCTTAAAAATTATACAAACTAGTTAAAAAATGAATTAAAATTATGAAAATTATCTTcatataaatagaaatatacaTTTGCAAAGTTAGCAAAAACCTATAAGAATTATAATGTCATACAatcctcttcatgaccatatactGACTGAATTAGCAGCATTTCAATTGCATAGTgcaataaaaaatcatattttttcttgtgtatgtAAAAATTACAAAGTTCTCTTCGATGAGTCTACAAAAATGTTCAACCATAGATACACATTTTAAAAGTCCTATCTCAAAGATTCCTGCCATTTTCAGCTTGTATCACCACTAGTTTAATTAAATTAAGTTTTGTACACGCATgcaacatacacacacacaaaagatATCCAACAGGTATAAAGCATCACACGCACAAATTTATAGCTAAGTTCTGAAAATGTAGACCAAGCAAATGTGTTTCATGAACAAAGATATATGAGTGAAAATGCAAGATAGTGTGAGAAGAAAGTAAAAGCAAACGCATGATGCTTACCAAAAGTTTAGGGAACACTCTAACTCTGAGTCCACTTCtccaattcttttcattgttgagtTCTGCAACCTCCATGACAAAAGAACAATATATGTATAGGATTGTGGCTTAGAAAATGTAGAAAACCTATGAAAGATGGAACTGATCATACTTACTGCTTTTTCAGCATCTTCGACGGTCTCATACTCCACAAATGCATGCAACtaccaaaaaaaaatgaaatcaaaTCTTAAAATATAACTAAATGGATGTTTTATAACACATCCACATGAACATGTGCTGTACAAAAAAAATATTGCGCTATTCAACCAAACAATTTGTTTGCAGCTTACAAACAAGTATGAATGGTTATTCAAGCCCCACAGTTCAGGAGCACAATTTTCCTTTATAACTTAACAGTAAAGTTTTAAACACATGTTTCTCCATGCTTGTTTGCTTATTACACACAATGAAGTTAAAAAGGGTTTCTAGTTGTTGAACAATGAGCTACTTATCATGACAACCTTCCAGAGAAatccagaaaaaaaaggaaactgTTAAAGATGTATAGCATTTTGCGATGAATATTAAAAACATTATACTCATACAAACTAACCAAGCAATATAATATGAAGGGTCATTTTAAGACACTATTTGCTTATTACACAATCCAAAAATAGGACGAAATACATACTCTGTTACCAAAGTGCATTTCAAGTTTTGTTGGTCTATTAGTTGCAGCGGCTGCTCCATTGGATGGTTGTGGATAGCATGTGCGAATTGTCTTGACACTGCAGAACAATATCTTCAAGTGATTTAGACTACAAACTTCATATAGCATAAATTATAAGATAATCTACCTTCCAATAGATGAGAAAATCTTCATAAGATTCTGATAACAATGATCCTCAGGTAGATTTTCGGCCATCACGATGCGGGACTAGAAGGATGACAGGGAGAATTATCATTAAACTAAGACCacataaaatgataaaagaacCTCAAAACAGAACTGATCGAACCTGACCTGCAACTCTTCCATGTCTGATTCGGTAAAAGGTTGCTGGCGCCTAACCTTCTTCCCATCATCACTTACAACCTGCAGTTTAGCTAAAATCAGAAACACCTAGGGTGTGTTTGGTATTACATCTCCTCTACCAAAAAATAGATGCTTAAAATGAAAAACGATATACGTCAGTGCTTGCATACTTGTGCGTTTGATTACAAAAGATCTGTCAACttcaaaagcatttttcttatcaATTAAATTTTTGGTGAAGCAACTTTTTAACAAATATTAGAGGTAGCATCGTCCACAGCAATGATACAGTTGGTAAGCATGGTGGTACTGATGACAGCCATGGTGGTGGCAGTGACCGCAGATCATGATAGCAGCAACTATGATAAGACATTGGTGACAGTGGCAATGACTGGTAGTGGCTGTGGTAGTCTATGGCGGTCAGTGGTAGGATAAATAGTGATGATGATAGTAGTGGTGGCTGATGGTGAGGCTAAATAGACATCGATGACAAGGACAAGTACAACACCGTATAGAGCAGGTAATACCATTCATATGACATTTATGATTAGGACAAGTATTTAAAGCTGCATTATGCAAGTACACATTATTCCATTATCAAGGCATAGagacattaaaaaataaaattaggatGAAATCATCCAATGTGGCATGCATTAAACAAATGCCTTGTAAGAACTCACAAGTTTTGTTGACGTCTGCAGTGCCAAAGCAAGCTGCGAATTGTTATGGACTAATGCCTTGATTTTTTTGAAAGCTGCAACCACCGATATAGGTACTGCACAGATAAAAACATTTAAAAACATCAGGTAATCACTACATGAACCTGAGTTCTCATCTATTCTAATGTTAGAACCCATAGATGATAAAAATACAATCAGAAAATTGAGTGTCATTTGCAGAAATGCTCAAATG
This Musa acuminata AAA Group cultivar baxijiao chromosome BXJ1-2, Cavendish_Baxijiao_AAA, whole genome shotgun sequence DNA region includes the following protein-coding sequences:
- the LOC103975798 gene encoding la-related protein 6B; protein product: MAQDMDDQTPEITEDGRSPPGSSDPALSRALSSSRLNARAAEFVPRAAPIRHGHAPAARPVMHVFHQAPPGPACFGPGPSSFEYYGSGGGGAGGFGEHEGAHTGDDLDLSSSAGDGLSDEVIQKITKQVEYYFSDANLATTEHLMRFITKDPEGFVPISVVAAFKKIKALVHNNSQLALALQTSTKLVVSDDGKKVRRQQPFTESDMEELQSRIVMAENLPEDHCYQNLMKIFSSIGSVKTIRTCYPQPSNGAAAATNRPTKLEMHFGNRLHAFVEYETVEDAEKAVAELNNEKNWRSGLRVRVFPKLLTKHGQGRGRKVHEVEFTGEEDVSTLNEKQVEDAYHTSEVLHEHESVDSFNDKDGTVRRGRGRSRGGRGRGRGQHLSNNRVGGHAVGTPPSSHHLIHSEREQPVGANKQPPGPRMPDGTRGFTMGRGKPVVPTGTI